Within the Achromobacter spanius genome, the region ATTCAGGAGCACCACCATGAAACCCTCTGTCTGGCTGATTGGCGCCGGTCCCGGCGACCCCGAATTGCTCACCCTGAAAGCCGTGCGCGTGCTGGGCCAGGCCGACGTCGTCCTGGTGGACGACCTGGTCAATCCGCAAGTGCTGGACTACTGCCCGCAGGCACGGCTGGTGTATGTGGGCAAGCGCGGCGGCTGCCGCTCGACCCCGCAGGAATTCATTCAGCGGCTGATGCTGCGCTACGCCCGCCAGGGCCTGCGCGTGGCGCGCTTGAAGGGCGGCGACCCCTGCATTTTTGGGCGCGGCGGCGAAGAAGCCCAATGGCTGAGCGACCACGGCGTGGCCTGTGAAATCATCAACGGCATCACGGCCGGGCTTGCCGCCGCCACCGCTTGCGGCATCCCCCTGACCCAACGCGGCATGGCCCAGGGCGTTACACTGATCACCGCCCATTCCCAGGACGGCGCCACGCCGGATTGGACGGGGCTGGCAAAGAGCGGCACGACGCTGGTGGTCTACATGGGGGTAGCCAAATTGCAGGACATGAGCAGCCAATTGCTGAACGCCGGCATGGCCCCCGACATGCCCGTGGCGATGATCGAACGCGCTTCGCTGGCGGATCAGCGCGAATGCCGCTCAACGCTTGCCAGCATGGCCCAGGACGCCGCCGCCTTCCAGCTACGCAGCCCCGCCGTGCTGGTCATCGGCCAGGTGGCGGCGTGCCAGGTGCTGGATGCGGCCGGCGCGGTTGGTGTGGCCTACCCCGCCAGCCCCGCCGACGCCACCGACCTTGCCACCCCCGCGGTCCCCTTCGTCCAGCCCCGCTTTCCCCTGCCGTCCGCCGAACCGCTGCTGCGCCGCAGCGCTTGACCCCCTCCCTGATTCCTTCTTATGGTCGAACGCCACATCCCGCCGCCCCTGCGCTTTCTGCTTGCCGCGCGGCGCAGTGAACTCCACGGCCTGGAAAGCCTGGCCGTCACCTGCGAGCTGGCGGTACACCTCAGCGCGCTGGTGCATGCCTTGCAGAAGGAACGCGGGTATTCGAACCTGACGCTGTGCAACGCGCCCGACAGCCAGCAAGAAACCCTGGCGGGGCTGGTTCAAGACGCGGCCCGCGTTGAAACCGACGTGCGCGGATTTCTTGATGGCATTGCCGCCAAGACCCCGCACGGCAGCGACAAGGCGCGCCTGCTCAACTGCATTGCCTTTGCGCTATTCCGCCTGGACGAATTGCAGGGCCTGCGCCGCCAGGTGCGCGACCACGCCGTGCCCGCCGACGACGCAGACGCGCGCTTCACGCAGATCATCAGCAGCCTGCTGGCCGTGGTGTTCGAAGCCGCCGATTCCGCGCTGGATCCCGGCGTCACCCGCATCCTGGTGGCCCTGCTGAACTTCATGCAGGGCAAGGAACTCAGCGGCCAGGAACGCGCGGCGGGCGTCATCGGCTTTACGGCCGGCTTCTTCACCGACGCGCAAAAGGCGCGCATGCTGGGCTTGGCCGCCCACCAGGCCCGCAGCTTCGACATCTATGCGCAATACGCGCAAGACGCCGCGCTGCAATGTTGGGAACGCATCCAGCAACAAGGCCAGCCGGTTGAACGCATGCGCGACATGGCGCAACGCACCTCTGCCGAGCAGCGCGTGGACGGCACCCTGGCCGAACTGTGGTTCGACCTGTACACGGCGCGCATCGACGCCATGCGCGAAGTGGAAAGCCTGTTGGCCCAGGCGCTGGCACAGCAATGCGAACGCCGCATCGCCGAAACCCGCCAGGAACTCGACGACCGCCAACTGCTGTTGGCGCGCTATGCCGACCACGCCAGCGGCCGTGCGCCCAGCATGGTGTTCAGCGTGCAAAGCCGCATCGTGGACACGCCGCCCGCGGACGGCGTGGGCAGTGTGCTGGAACGCTCGGTGCTGGAGATGATGCGCGAACAGACGCTGCGCATGCAGCGCACCGACGACGCTTTGAACACCGTGCGCGGCGCGCTGGAAGAAAGAAAGCGCATCGACCGCGCCAAGCGGCTGCTGATCAGCCAATACGGCCTGACCGAACAGGCCGCGCATGAACGCCTGCAACGCGCCGCCATGGACGGTGGCTTGTCGCTGGCGGATGTCGCAAGGCAGGTGATCGGGCAGTTGGGTGGGAATTGAAAGCCAGGGCTACGGAATCCATGGCTGACGGGTCCAGCGCGACGGGATCCAACCCTAACGAAACACCCGCTGCGTCCAGCTGACCAGCGCGCCCATCAAGGCCAGCACCGCCAGCGCGCGGAAGTGATCCAGGTTGGCCAGCAGCACCGACTGCTGATCCAGCATCTGCGCAATCCGCGCCATCGCCATCCGCTGCGCCTGGGCGGGATCGGCCACCGCCGCATACACGTTGCTGAGCTGCGCCTTGGCCGCTTCAAAATTGGCATTGCCCTCGGCAATGCTCTCCTTCAGCACGTTGTAGTGCTTGCTGGTCAGCCACTGCTGGCTGACCGTGGCCGCCATGATGCCCAACGCCTGCCCCACCTGCGCCAGCATGTTCTTGAGCTGCTGCGCGTGCGCGAACACCGCCGCGTCATGGGTCAGCCCCGAAAAGGCATTCATGGCCGTGGCCGGCATGATGATCATGATGAACACGCCATAGCAGGCCAGCGCGGGCAAGACGTCGGTCCAGGGGTCGGCCGTGGGCGTCAGCCCGGACATCAACACGCCAAACGTCGCCAGCGCCACAAAGCCCGCCACGAAGAACTTGCGCGGCGACGGCCAGCGCGCAATCACCTGCGCCATCACCACAAAGGTCAGCACCCCCGCCCCCAGACCCATCGAGAAGAACATGCCGGTGTTGGACCACGACAGCCCTAACGCGCGTTGCAGCATCTGGGGCACCAGATAGCCGTTGGCGCCCAGCATCAAATAACTGAACATGAAGAGTGCCAAGCCGCTTAGAAAGCGCACTTCTTTCATGCCGCCCAGCTTGAGCAACGGCGCGCCGGTGCGCGTTTCGGATCGTACGAAGTACGCCAGTGCCGCCACCCCCGCCACGGCGAACAGCAGCAACTGATGGCGGTCACTGAAGAAATCGTAATAGGACCGCTGCAAAGCATGCAGCAACAGGAAGCTGCCCAGGCCCAATGCCGCGATGGGCGCCAGCCGCGCCTGCCCGGCAACGGTGGCCTGCCCTTGCTTGCCCGGCATGGAGAGCGCCACCGGCACCATGGCCAGCACCGACAACCCCGCCACCAGCCAGAACATCAGCGGCCAGCCATCGTGATCCACCGCCGCCGAGGCCAGCAAGGGCCCCAGCGCCGTGCCGGTACACAGCCCCGTGGCCAAGGCCTTGATGCCATGAAAGCGCCCCGGGCCGGGTGGAATCAAATTCACCGTCAACCGCGACGACGTCAGCATGGCCGCGCAGCCAATCGCCATCAGCACCCGACCGGCCAGAAAACCCGCCTGGCCCACGGACAACGCGCACACCACCGCCCCCACCGCCGCCGCGCCCAGGGAAGCCAGCAGATAGTGGCGCTGGCCCAGGTGATGCACCAGCCAACCTTGCAAGGCAATCATCACCACCGCCACGCAGGCGTAGATGACGGCGATGGCGGTGTATTCCTCGGGGCTGGCCCCGATCTCGCCCATGATGGGCGTGGCGGCAAAGGTGACCATGCCGTTCTGCAGGAAGTCGATGAAGGTGAGTGCACCGATGGTCGCCAGCAGAGCCGGCGGCGGGAATGTTGCGGGGGAAGCAGCAGCAGCTTGCATGGCTGTGATCCATATCTATGCCCAGGCTGTATATGCCTAGGCAGGTAAATGCTTATAAAAAAACGGCGCCGAAAAAACGGCTCCGTCTGCTCAGTTCGTCTCAGTCGGTTTTCTGCCCGTGTTGCGCATTGGCCAGCAAGCGCGACAACAACAGGTGCAAGGTTTGCGCATCGTCTTCCGAAAACCCCGCCAGCAGGCGACGCATCACCACGTCCGTCGCCGCGAAGGCTTGCGGCAAGGCGGCTTGACCCAGTTCGGTGAGTTCGATCAGGTGGCTACGGCGGTCGGCTTCGTTTTCAACGCGGCGGATGAAGCCCTTTGCCACGATGCGGTCCAGCAGCCGGGTCATCGCGCCCGAGTCATACGCCAGCACCCGGCAGAAATCGCTGGGCGTGCGGCCCCAGCCCCGGGCCAAGCAGTTCAACACCACGTACTGCGGCGTGGTCAGCTCGAACGGCGCCAGCTCGCGCTCCAGCGCATCGTGGATGCCGTTGCGCACGGACGTGACCATGAAGCCGAGTTCACCGGTGTAGAACTTGTCCAGCACGGAAGGGGTAGCAGCAGCCATGGTGTCTCGTTACGGGGTGGCGCGAGGATGGCGATGGCATCAGGCAACATGCCCTGTGGATCGCGGTTGAGTGATTTTATCTGCCTAGGCAGTTAAATTGCAAGCGCTGCATGTTGGCGCGGGCATCAAGATTGGAACCACTGCGGCCATCAAGACAGCCACCCAGCCTGCATCAAGGCAAATTCTCCCGGAAGATCACCTGACTGCGCGCCAGTTCCACCCCGTTCATCGCGCTGCGCTTGTCGCGCAGGTTGCTGAAAATGCGCACGCAGCTCATCAGCGCTTCCATCGGGCTTTGCGTGATGACGGCGTCCATGGTGCCGTCGATCAGCAGCGCGCGCGTGTCCGGCGTCAGCCCGTGGCCGATGAACACCACGCGGTGCTGCAAGCCGGCCTCTTTCAAGGCCCGCGCCACGCCGTCGGACGCGCCGCCGATGTTGTAGATGCCCGCCAGGTTGGGATATTGCTCAAGCAGTTGCCGCGTCTGCTCGTAGTTGCGCTGCGCGTCGTCATAGCCTTCGCGCAAATCCACCACCTGCATCGCCTGAAACTGCTCGGCGTACAGCTGCAGGAAACCGCTTTCGCGTTCCTCGTGCGCGCGGTAATGGCGCGAGCCCGCAATCAAGGCCACATGGGCGGCGCGCGGGCCGATGAAGCGTGCGATCAGGTAGCCCGCCGTACGGCCGGCGGCGCGGTTGTCCAGCCCCACATAGGCCGTGCGCGCGCTGTTGGCCAGGTCTGAAATCAAGGTCACCGTGGGCACGCCCTGCTGCGCCAGCGTGTTGACCGCTTCACGCACCACGGGGTGTTCAAGCGCCATGAACGCAATGCCGTCGGCGCGCTTGCCGTGCTTGGCCAAGGCCTGGGCCAGCGCGTCGGGGTTGAAACTTTCCACGTATTCAATCTGGCACTTGGCATTCAGCGGCGCGAAGTGCTCGTGCGCGTAGCTGACGGTATCGCCCAACATGCGCAGGTAGCGGTTGCTGCCGCGCGGCAGCAGGAACACCAGCCGCATCGGCTCGGCGGGCACGGCGGCGGCCAGTTCCTGTTCGGGCAGATAGTCCAGTTCAATGGCGGCCTTGAAGACCTTCTGCGCGGTGTTGGCGCGCACGCCGGGGCGGCGGTTCAACACGCGGTCGGCCGTGGCCGTGGACACGCCGGCGCGCGCCGCCACATCGGCCAATCGGGCAAGCTTACGGTCGGGCGAAGGTCTATTCACATCAAAAACCATCATGAAAGAAGTTTGACGATGATAGCGGCAATTCACTATTGTCCAGTCTGCCGCATGGGTTTGGCGCTGTTGTGGCACATCAAAAACCATCATAAAACCAAATTTGGAGACAAGCATGAAGCTGCTGACACGCCGTAGTGCCTTGCGTCGCCTTTGCGCGGTGCCCGCTGTTGCCCTGGCTGGCGGATTCCCGCTGATCGCCCGCGCGGCCGACTACACGCTCAAGTACGGCAACAACCTGCCGGTGACGCATCCGCTGAACATCCGCGCGCAAGAAGCCGCCGAACGCATCCTCAAGGAAAGCAACGGCCGCGTCGACATCAAGATTTTCCCGAACAACCAATTGGGCGGCGACACCGACATGCTGGCGCAAGTGCGCTCGGGCGGTATCGACTTCTTCACCCCGTCGGCACTGGTTATCGCCACGCTGGTGCCGGTGGCCGCCATCAACGCCGTGGGCTTTGCCTTCAAGGACTACAGCCAGGTCTGGGGCGCCATGGACGGTGCACTGGGTGCACACGTGCGCGCCGCCATCGCGCAGCGCAAGCTCTACGCCTTTGAAAAAATGTGGGACAACGGCTTTCGCCAGACCACCAGCAGCAAGGCGCCCGTGACAACGGCCGCCGACATGGACGGCTTGAAGATTCGCGTGCCGGTCAGCTCGCTGCCCATCTCCATGTTCAAGGGCCTGGGCGCCGCGCCCGCCAGCTTGCAGTTCAGCGAGGTGTATTCGTCCTTGCAGACCAAGGTGGTGGACGCGCAGGAAAACCCATTGCCCATCATCCAGGTAGCCAAGCTGTACGAAGTGCAGAAGTATTGCTCGCTGACCAACCACATCTGGGACGGCTACTGGTTCATCGCCAACGGCCGCATGTGGGAAGGCCTGCCGCAAGACCTGAAGACCATCGTGGCGCGCGGCATCAACGAAGCCGGCCTGGCCCAGCGCGAAGACATCAAGAAGCTGAACGCGTCGGTGCAGTCGGACCTGGAATCCAAGGGCCTGCAATTCAACCAGCCGGCGCCGGACACCTTCCGCCAGGCGCTGCGCACGGCGGGCTTCTACAAGGAATGGCAGGGCCGCTTCGGCAACGAAGCCTGGTCCTTGCTGGAACAAAGCGTCGGCAAGCTGGCCTGAGGTCGCGTCATGTCTTCCCTGTCCGCTTCCCACGCCGCCGCCCCGACGCTGCCGGCCAACCCCTTGCGGCGCGCCGCCAACGCGCTGGACAGCGTGCTGGGCGGCGTGGTCGAACACGTAGCGGCCGCGATCGTGCTGGTCGAAATCTGCGTGCTGTTCGCGGGGGTGGTCGCGCGCTACGTCTTCCATAGCCCGCTGGTCTGGTCCGACGAACTGGCCTCCATCCTGTTCCTGTGGCTGTCGATGCTGGGCGCCGTGGTTGCCTTGCGGCGCGGCGAGCACATGCGGATGACGGCCCTGGTCAACAACGTCAGCCCCGCGCGGCGCGCGCAGCTGGAAACCGCCGCGCTGGCCGCGTCGCTGGCGTTTCTGGTGCTGATCCTGGCGCCCGCCATCGAATACGCGCACGAAGAACACTTCATCACCACGCCCGCGCTGGAACTCAGCAATGCGTGGCGCGCCGCCGCCATTCCCGTGGGCATGGCGCTGATGGCCGTGGTGGCCATGCTGCGCCTGTTGCGCACCACACCGGTACGCCAGGTGCTGGTGGCCTTGGTGGGCGTGGCGGCGGTGGTCGCCCTGTTCTGGTTGGCCCAACCCCTGTTCCAGGGCCTGGGCAAACTGAACCTGGTGATCTTCTTTGTGGGCATCGTGGCGGCCACCGTGTTTTCTGGGGTGCCGATTGCGTTTTCCTTCGCGCTGGCCACCTTCTCGTATCTGGCGCTGACCACCAACACGCCCATGGAAGTGATGGTGGGCCGCTTGGACGAAGGCATGTCGCACTTGATGCTGCTGGCCGTGCCGCTGTTCATCTTCCTTGGTTCCCTGATTGAGATGACCGGCATGGCGCGCGCCATGATCCAGTTCCTGGCCAGCCTCTTGGGCCACGTGCGCGGCGGGCTGTCGTACGTGCTGATCGGCGCCATGTATCTGGTGTCGGGCATTTCGGGTTCGAAGATCGCCGACATGGCGGCCATTGCGCCGGTGCTGTTCCCGGAAATGCGCAAACGCGGCGCCAAGCCCGGCGATCTGGTGGCGCTGCTGGCGGCCACCGGCGCGCAGACCGAGACCATTCCGCCCTCGATTGTGCTGATCACCATCGGTTCGGTCACGGGCGTGTCGATCGCCGCGCTGTTCACGGGCGGCTTGCTGCCCGCCGTGGTGCTGGGCCTAGCCCTGTGCTCGGTGGTGTGGTGGCGCTATCGCAAGGAAGACCTGAGCCTGGTGCAACGCTTCAGCCCCAAAGAGATCGGCCGTTTCTTCGTGATTGCGCTGCCCGCCGTAGCCCTGCCCTTTGTGATCCGCGCCGCGGTGGTCGAAGGCGTGGCGACCGCTACCGAGGTCTCCACCATCGGCATCGTGTATTCGGCGGTGATCGGCATCCTGATCTATCGCCGCTTCGACTGGGCGCGCCTGCGCCCCATGCTGATCGAGACCGCGTCGCTGTCCGGCGCCATCATGCTGATTGTCGGCTGCGCCACGGCCATGGCCTGGGCGCTGACGCAGTCCGGCTTCTCGGGCGACCTGGCGCAGTTGATGGCCGACATGCCCGGCGGCAGCTACGGCTTCCTGGCAGTGTCCATCGTGGCCTTCATCATCCTGGGCAGCGTGCTGGAAGGCATACCCGCCATTGTGCTGTTCGGCCCGCTGCTGTTCCCGATCGCGGTGCAGGCTGGCGTGCACGAAGTGCACTACGCCATGGTCGTCATCTTCGCCATGGGCATCGGCCTGTTCGCGCCGCCCTTCGGCGTGGGCTACTACGGCGCCTGCGCCATCAGCCGTGTCGATCCCAACGAGGGCATCGGCCCCATCTGGGGTTACGTCGCGGCGCTGCTGATCGGCCTGATCGTCGTCGCCGCCTTCCCCTGGTTCTCCATCGGCTTCCTGTGACCTGACGCGGCCCGCGCGTGAATTCGCGTCGGGCTGCCTCCCCTTCCGTCTCTCTCCTTATAAAGATCCATCATGAGTCGTTTTCTGGGCGAAATCCGCCAACTCGGTTATGTGGTGCACGACATCGAAGCCGCCATGGACTACTGGAGCACCACGCTGGGCGTGGGCCCCTGGTACTACAACCCGCGCGTGCCGATCGTCAATTATCAGTACGACGGTGAAAGCCACCAGCCGCACAACTCGGTTGCGCTGGCCAACTCCGGTTTCGTGCAGGTTGAACTGATCCAGACGCGCAACGACGTGCCGTCCATGTACCGCGACTTCCTGCAAGCCGGCCGCACCGGCCTGCAACACGTGGCCTACTGGACCGAAAGCTACGACGCCGACCTGGAACGCCTGCTGGCGCAGGGCTTCAAGCCCAAGATGAGCGGCGAAGTCGGCGAGAAAGGCCGCTTCATTTACTTCGATACCGAATACCACCCAGGCACCGTCATCGAACTGTCGGAAGTGGCCGGCCCCAAGGGCCGCCTGTTCGACCTGATCCGGGAAAGCGCCAACGGTTGGGACGGTAAGGATCCGGTCCGCCCGTTTCCGGATCTGTCCCGTCTTTGAAGACTGCTGACGTCGGTTGTGGCTTGCAGCCAGTTGATGCCTCTGTCGCTTGCTTATCCCTGCTGACGCCTGCTGTCCCTTGCTGACCCAACCTTGCCGCCTGCCGCCCCCTTTGAATTCCCAAGCTTATGAATTCCCAGTCCTTTAGCGCGACCTACCTGATCGAGACCCCGATGGACCCCGCGCGGGTCGCCGAAGTGATGGCGGGCGAGCAGTCCTGCGGCACCTTCACCCGCGTGCAAGGCGAAACCGATGAACTGCGCGCCCGCGCGCGCGCCCGCATCGAAGCCATCGACCTGCTGGACACCACCGACACGCCCAGCCTGCCCAACGCCTGGATGGCGCGCCAACCCGGCGGCATGCCGGCCAAGTACCAGCGCGCCCGCGTGCGCATCGCCTTTCCCGTGGCCAACGTGGGCGCCAACCTGCCCACGCTGGCGGCCACCGTCGGCGGCAACCTCTACGACCTGGGCGAAGTCACCGGCCTGCGCCTGGAAAGCATGGAACTGCCCGCCAACTACCGCGCGCAGTTCGACATGCCGCAAGTGGGCATCGCCGGCACGCGGCAATTGACCGGCGTGGCAAAGGGCCCGCTGGTGGGCACCATCATCAAGCCCAACGTGGGCCTGTCGCCCGAGCAGACCGCGCATCTGGTCGCCCAACTGTGCGCGGCGGGCGTGGACTTCATCAAGGACGACGAAGTCTGCGCCAACCCCGCGCACGCCCCGCTTGCGCAACGCGTCGCCGCCGTCATGGCGGTGGTGCGCGCCCACCGCGAACGCACCGGCCGCCAGGTGATGGTGGCCTTCAACATCAGCGACGAAACCGACGCCATGCGCCGCCATGCCGACCTGATCGAACGCGAAGGCGGCAGCTGCGTCATGGCCAGCCTGAACTGGTGCGGTTTCTCAGCCATCCAGACCCTGCGCCGCAGCACGCCGCTGGCTCTGCACGGGCACCGCAACGGCTTCGGCGCCCTGTCGCGCGCGCCGTTGTTGGGGATCGGCTTTCAGGCGTATCAGACGCTGTGGCGGCTGGCCGGCGTGGACCATATGCACGTGCATGGCCTGCAAGGCAAATTCGCGCAGGAAGACGGCGAAGTCGTGGAATCCGCGCGTGATTGCCTGGCGTCGCTCACGCCCGGCATCGACGACCCGGTCATGCCCGCGTTCTCATCCGGCCAATGGGCCGGCACCGTGCCCGCCACGTGGGCGGCGGTGCGCACTGACGATTTGATGTTCATGTCGGGCGGTGGGATTCTGGCGCATCCGGATGGGCCGGCTGCGGGCGTGCAGAGCATTCGGCAAGCGTGGCAGGCGGTGCGGGATGGCGAGGCGTTGGAGGACTTTGCGCGCAATGCGCCGGAGCTGAAGCGGGCGCTGGAGTTCTTTGGCGGGCGAGCATGACTGCGGGTGTCGGCTGCCTAGGCACGCCCCGCGTCTGCTGGTACGGCGACGATTTCACCGGCGCCACCGACACACTGGCCGAAGTCGCGCGCGCCGGCTTGCGCGGCTTGCTGTTCCTGGGCGTACCCACGCCCGAACAACTGCGCCGCGCCGGCCCGCTGGACGCCATCGGCATCGCGGGCGCCGCGCGCGCCATGTCCCCCGCCGATATGGAAACGGAACTGCGCGCCGTTGGCCACTTCATGGCCGGCACCGGCGCGCGCGTGCTGCACTACAAATGCTGTTCCACCTTCGACAGCGCCCCGCACGTCGGCAGCATCGGCGTCGCCATCCGCGAACTGCGCCGCCACATGCCCAACCGGCTGGTGCCGATTGTGGGCGGGCAACCCAGCATCGGACGCTATTGCAGCTTTGCGCAATTGTTCGCCCGCGCGGGGGCCGCGCCCGAGGTCTATCGCATAGACCGGCATCCGGTGATGAGCCAGCATCCGGTCACGCCGATGCATGAGGCTGACTTGCGCCGGCATCTGGCGGCGCAGGGGCTGGATGGGATTCGATCGGTGCCGCATATTGCGTATCCGCGTCTGCGGAATGCCGACGATGCCGCTGATGTGGACGGCTGGATTGACGAACTAATCAACACCTGTGACGGCCCGGTGTTGTTCGACCTGACCGACGACGAGCAACTAGCCATGATCGGCAGATTGATCTGGCGCGCGTCTGCGAGTGCACCGTTGCTGGCGGTTGGCCCCAGCAGCGTGCAACAGGCGCTGGCCCGTGCGGCGGTGTTCGAGCGTGATGGTGAGATTGCTGGGCGTGATGCCGCTGTTTCCGCAAGCAGTAGCGCGACTCCCCTGCCCGCCGCCACCGGCCCCGTACTGGTCATGGCCGGCAGCCTGTCGCCCGTCACCGCCCGGCAGATCGCCGCGAGCACGCGCTACACGCATCAGCCGCTGCAAGTGCAAGCGCTGCTGGAATCGCCCGCCTACGTGGCCGATCAAGTCCAGCTGGCAGCCCGCGCCTTGGCGCAAGGCCACAACGTGCTGGTACATACCGACCGCCCCGAACAAGCGGTGACCAGCGATCAGGCCGCCTCCACCGCCCGCGCCACCGCGCAACTTGCCGCCGCCATCATCACCGCCAGCGCGCAGGCGGGAACCCGGCTTGCACGAGTCGGCATCGCGGGCGGCGACACCTCAAGCCAAGCCACTTTGGCGCTGGGCCTGTGGGGCTTGGCGTTTCGCTGCGTACTGGCGCCCGGCGTGACTGTCAGCGTTGCTCGCAGCGACAACCCTGTGGTTGATGGTGTGGAGTTGATGCTTAAGGGCGGGCAGATGGGCGGGGATGATCTGTTCGATCGATTGGTGACGGGAACGCAATAACGAGGCGGCGACCGGGTCTCCCGCGGTCCTCGCCGAAGCTTCGTCTCAGCGCTTGCCCACA harbors:
- a CDS encoding four-carbon acid sugar kinase family protein; its protein translation is MTAGVGCLGTPRVCWYGDDFTGATDTLAEVARAGLRGLLFLGVPTPEQLRRAGPLDAIGIAGAARAMSPADMETELRAVGHFMAGTGARVLHYKCCSTFDSAPHVGSIGVAIRELRRHMPNRLVPIVGGQPSIGRYCSFAQLFARAGAAPEVYRIDRHPVMSQHPVTPMHEADLRRHLAAQGLDGIRSVPHIAYPRLRNADDAADVDGWIDELINTCDGPVLFDLTDDEQLAMIGRLIWRASASAPLLAVGPSSVQQALARAAVFERDGEIAGRDAAVSASSSATPLPAATGPVLVMAGSLSPVTARQIAASTRYTHQPLQVQALLESPAYVADQVQLAARALAQGHNVLVHTDRPEQAVTSDQAASTARATAQLAAAIITASAQAGTRLARVGIAGGDTSSQATLALGLWGLAFRCVLAPGVTVSVARSDNPVVDGVELMLKGGQMGGDDLFDRLVTGTQ